The proteins below are encoded in one region of Shewanella putrefaciens:
- a CDS encoding META domain-containing protein: MLKQTFIFGAFVLGLTACQSADTAKNDTIPLQGSWHIEVVQGQPTIDYSPAQITFDAEGKLHGNNSCNNFFGQYTQQGQELKLMPAGSTMKACVDSLMQQEHKVMQAMPLVAKAKLQQGRLTLLSSDDKAVLVLSQVK, from the coding sequence ATGTTAAAACAAACATTCATTTTCGGTGCATTCGTATTGGGATTAACGGCCTGTCAGAGCGCAGATACGGCCAAAAACGACACTATCCCACTGCAGGGCAGTTGGCACATTGAGGTGGTTCAGGGTCAACCCACTATCGATTACAGCCCTGCACAAATTACCTTCGACGCCGAGGGTAAACTCCATGGCAACAACAGTTGTAATAACTTTTTCGGCCAATACACTCAGCAGGGGCAGGAACTTAAGCTTATGCCCGCAGGAAGCACGATGAAAGCCTGTGTCGATTCCTTAATGCAGCAAGAGCATAAAGTCATGCAGGCCATGCCACTCGTCGCCAAAGCAAAACTGCAGCAGGGTCGCCTCACCCTATTGAGTAGCGACGACAAAGCCGTACTAGTGTTAAGCCAAGTAAAATAA